One Moorella sp. E308F DNA segment encodes these proteins:
- a CDS encoding methyltransferase family protein, translating into MLMRVLFYLFIVFILPIIPYYRFIYLIFTIFTVCFLFIHTYLPRNGRKFIIAQHKDPLYVFLLNLIATIILYWVFFLDIQRYGFVNFFFASRTFVSTIGSILAESALVLIIDAKLTLGNMFYDGAGIYRNHVIVNKGPYVLVRHPIYLGYINFYGGSSLVADSYIFAITCGLITFWAYKSRAIREEKLLLNCENTRVTYLSYSHTTPMFVPTWKTIVKYLKE; encoded by the coding sequence ATGCTGATGAGGGTTTTGTTTTACCTTTTTATAGTCTTCATATTGCCAATCATTCCGTACTATAGATTTATATACCTGATTTTTACTATATTTACTGTTTGTTTCCTTTTTATTCATACTTACCTTCCACGAAATGGACGAAAGTTTATTATAGCTCAACATAAAGACCCCCTCTACGTTTTTCTTTTAAACTTGATAGCAACAATCATTTTATATTGGGTTTTTTTCCTTGATATTCAAAGGTACGGCTTTGTTAACTTTTTCTTTGCATCAAGGACCTTTGTAAGTACGATAGGAAGTATATTGGCAGAATCGGCTTTAGTTTTGATAATTGACGCGAAACTTACTCTAGGAAACATGTTTTACGATGGAGCCGGTATTTACAGGAATCACGTAATTGTAAATAAGGGACCCTATGTTTTAGTTCGCCATCCAATTTATCTCGGGTATATAAATTTTTATGGTGGATCTTCCTTAGTAGCCGACAGTTACATATTTGCGATAACGTGTGGTCTTATAACATTTTGGGCATATAAAAGCCGAGCAATCCGTGAGGAAAAACTACTTTTGAATTGTGAAAATACCCGCGTAACTTATCTTTCTTACAGCCATACTACTCCCATGTTCGTGCCAACCTGGAAAACGATTGTCAAGTATTTGAAGGAATAA
- a CDS encoding prepilin peptidase has protein sequence MTWPAWLFFLAVTLVGVTDFISHYVPNYITLPLLGAGFLYHVWAGNWVASLIGASACFLLGLAMFAFGGMGGGDVKLMAAIGAWLGLHGALAVIFVASCIGAVWGLGKLAKQGALKERLLYLIQGAYLTFVGGIKGALALERIPEDINAPIPEDAIPFGTCLAAGLWVFMFLASF, from the coding sequence TTGACCTGGCCGGCATGGCTATTTTTTTTAGCAGTCACGCTAGTCGGCGTAACCGACTTTATTAGCCACTACGTCCCTAACTACATTACCCTGCCCTTACTGGGGGCGGGGTTTCTTTATCATGTATGGGCGGGCAACTGGGTTGCAAGCCTTATTGGCGCATCGGCCTGCTTTCTCCTGGGCTTGGCCATGTTCGCCTTCGGCGGCATGGGAGGGGGTGATGTCAAGCTCATGGCCGCCATCGGGGCCTGGCTGGGGTTACACGGCGCCCTGGCCGTTATCTTTGTAGCTTCCTGCATCGGGGCAGTTTGGGGATTGGGCAAGCTGGCAAAGCAGGGGGCTCTCAAAGAGCGCCTGCTCTATTTAATTCAGGGAGCCTATCTTACCTTTGTGGGGGGCATAAAAGGAGCCCTGGCGCTAGAAAGAATACCCGAAGATATAAACGCTCCTATACCCGAAGATGCCATTCCTTTTGGGACCTGCCTGGCGGCCGGGTTGTGGGTGTTTATGTTTCTGGCTTCATTTTAG
- the cpaB gene encoding Flp pilus assembly protein CpaB, which produces MKIFGRNKNYGSGRSIPVPVILAIIFGLGVAVTSGLYYQRYINTHQAMTQVIVPAHNINAYSLIKAGDLTWRQVPVGAVEPGTARKPDDLIGKVALAELYQGEQVRLERVGEAANEDRQVIAVNIDLARSGGGYFSPGDLVDVYFAETENVPGAILASNARLLQLVDAQGNPIVPNQQAGLLQQAAQAPRTPAVAVLAVNPSDVAQVVRGAATGSKGIVLVKKMKP; this is translated from the coding sequence TTGAAAATCTTCGGCAGGAACAAAAATTACGGTTCCGGGCGTTCGATACCTGTCCCGGTTATCCTGGCCATTATTTTCGGCCTGGGGGTGGCCGTAACTTCGGGGTTATATTACCAGCGGTACATCAACACCCACCAGGCGATGACCCAGGTTATAGTTCCGGCCCACAACATCAACGCCTACAGCCTGATCAAAGCCGGCGATCTTACCTGGCGACAGGTACCGGTGGGCGCCGTTGAGCCTGGAACGGCGCGAAAACCGGACGATCTGATAGGCAAGGTGGCTTTGGCGGAGCTGTACCAGGGCGAGCAGGTGCGCCTGGAACGGGTAGGAGAAGCTGCTAATGAAGACAGGCAGGTGATCGCCGTCAATATCGACCTGGCCAGGAGCGGCGGGGGATATTTCTCTCCCGGAGACCTGGTGGATGTGTACTTTGCGGAGACGGAAAATGTGCCCGGGGCCATCCTGGCAAGCAACGCCAGGCTTCTCCAGTTAGTAGACGCCCAGGGTAACCCTATTGTTCCCAATCAGCAGGCGGGGCTGCTGCAGCAGGCGGCGCAGGCGCCCAGGACCCCGGCCGTCGCCGTGCTTGCGGTAAACCCTTCAGACGTTGCCCAGGTAGTCCGGGGGGCGGCCACCGGGTCGAAAGGGATTGTTCTGGTCAAAAAAATGAAACCGTGA
- a CDS encoding CpaF family protein has translation MLGIFRGKRVEKAEEKEKRQEFRLGKRTLKEATKFVQDVITNSEVWGEEAFRHKEILEDAQAGLPGAIEKARKLIQEILEKYQVEVEGMTREQLAREIFSYAWGLDVLEPVYYDPEVDEIRVNSPSAVFIQKRGKNLKTGIKFKDTEHVKKIIARLLFHDRGVALTASTPIVESIRKDGTRLTATCPPVTREWTMVLRKHDTFKMTPENLIRAGTLNQELLDLLITLVKGRANILISGGVGSGKTSLMRFLINYIPEALRLVTLETDVELRLCEHYCGRDIIELEEHADLNCDMKKLFRTTLRYSPDIIMVGEIRGMGEAVEAIKACTRGHHGSMATIHFSSPYEAVTGCAKMMLEEGLNLSLEIAETWVADAFDVIIQMFADTTKGMKKIVQVTEVWTEKAGVKFRDLVVWRPGKYDYFDGDWEFVNPPSERLKEKLRMFGVNISQFLARAGVA, from the coding sequence ATGCTTGGCATTTTTAGAGGCAAGAGGGTTGAGAAAGCGGAGGAAAAAGAGAAGAGACAGGAGTTCAGGCTGGGCAAACGCACTTTGAAAGAGGCTACGAAATTCGTCCAGGACGTCATTACCAACAGCGAGGTGTGGGGAGAAGAAGCCTTCCGGCATAAAGAAATACTTGAAGACGCCCAGGCAGGGCTACCCGGGGCGATAGAAAAGGCCAGGAAGCTTATACAAGAAATCCTGGAAAAGTACCAGGTGGAAGTAGAGGGGATGACGAGGGAGCAACTGGCCAGGGAAATATTCAGCTATGCCTGGGGGCTGGACGTGCTGGAGCCGGTGTACTACGACCCCGAAGTGGATGAGATCCGGGTCAACAGTCCTTCCGCCGTTTTTATCCAGAAGCGAGGTAAAAACTTAAAGACCGGCATTAAATTTAAAGATACCGAGCACGTCAAAAAGATCATCGCAAGGCTCCTGTTCCACGACCGGGGCGTGGCCCTGACGGCCTCAACGCCCATAGTCGAGTCCATCCGCAAGGACGGCACCAGGCTGACGGCCACCTGCCCGCCCGTAACCCGGGAGTGGACCATGGTCTTAAGGAAGCACGACACTTTCAAGATGACCCCGGAAAACCTCATCAGGGCAGGCACTTTGAACCAGGAACTGCTGGACCTCTTGATCACCCTGGTCAAGGGCCGGGCCAACATCCTTATCTCCGGCGGCGTCGGCAGCGGCAAAACTTCCTTGATGCGCTTTTTGATCAACTATATCCCCGAGGCATTGCGATTAGTAACTCTGGAAACAGACGTGGAACTGCGCCTATGTGAGCACTACTGCGGCCGGGACATAATCGAGCTTGAGGAACACGCCGATTTAAACTGCGATATGAAAAAGCTTTTCCGGACGACCCTGCGTTACTCTCCGGACATCATCATGGTGGGCGAGATCCGGGGTATGGGCGAGGCGGTGGAGGCCATCAAAGCCTGCACCCGGGGCCATCACGGCTCCATGGCGACGATCCATTTCAGTTCGCCATATGAAGCCGTGACTGGCTGCGCCAAGATGATGCTGGAGGAAGGACTGAACCTTTCCCTGGAGATAGCCGAGACCTGGGTGGCCGACGCTTTTGATGTGATTATCCAGATGTTCGCCGACACCACCAAAGGGATGAAAAAGATCGTCCAGGTCACCGAAGTGTGGACGGAGAAGGCAGGCGTCAAGTTTCGCGATCTTGTCGTCTGGCGGCCCGGCAAATATGACTATTTTGACGGCGACTGGGAATTTGTCAACCCTCCCAGCGAGCGCTTGAAGGAGAAGCTGCGCATGTTCGGGGTAAACATTTCCCAGTTTCTTGCCAGGGCGGGGGTGGCCTGA
- a CDS encoding type II secretion system F family protein, with translation MDYLRLAAAAVFGAGLGLSAGVFSYYILRLAKIPHLALPRREREEMPLVLRRFLNKENEEDELPPWLKRWSERTSFMLKRSGVRVPVMRYLVGLLVGGVGGFVAGVILMKNLPAAVILALVIALAPDVVLIGRVQNRRNKIIEQLAAAVRIFAAEFGDTPQVPRALSITARKVPSPLGDILRQADTDLAAGKSIDEVCLFLMKELDFEYGRMFVQLLRLAWDDAAVRPLFTRLAGRIANLQGLIYKNASGMAYGRFMGMLVNALILPEFLLMRSLIPETGYFLVYNPIGRLLVVVCFLSILVGMLLDRALSGVET, from the coding sequence ATGGACTACCTGCGGCTTGCCGCGGCAGCCGTTTTTGGTGCCGGGCTGGGTTTGAGCGCCGGCGTTTTCAGCTACTATATCCTGCGCCTGGCGAAAATTCCGCACCTGGCCCTGCCGCGGCGGGAAAGGGAGGAAATGCCGCTGGTCCTGCGCCGTTTTTTGAACAAAGAGAATGAGGAAGACGAACTTCCTCCGTGGCTGAAGCGCTGGTCGGAAAGGACAAGCTTTATGCTCAAGCGCTCGGGAGTACGGGTCCCAGTGATGCGCTATCTAGTTGGGCTCCTGGTCGGTGGTGTTGGTGGCTTTGTTGCCGGCGTAATCCTGATGAAAAACCTGCCGGCGGCCGTTATCCTGGCCCTGGTCATCGCCCTGGCCCCGGACGTGGTGCTTATCGGCCGGGTGCAGAACAGGCGCAACAAAATCATCGAGCAGCTGGCGGCGGCTGTAAGAATTTTTGCCGCCGAGTTCGGCGACACGCCCCAGGTGCCCCGGGCTTTAAGCATTACCGCGAGGAAGGTGCCTTCTCCCCTGGGGGATATCTTGCGGCAGGCCGACACGGACCTGGCGGCCGGGAAAAGCATAGACGAAGTTTGTCTTTTCCTTATGAAAGAGCTGGACTTTGAATACGGCAGGATGTTCGTCCAGCTTTTAAGGCTTGCCTGGGACGACGCGGCCGTGCGGCCGCTGTTTACCCGCCTGGCCGGGCGGATCGCCAATCTCCAGGGTCTAATTTACAAAAACGCTTCCGGTATGGCCTACGGCAGGTTTATGGGGATGCTGGTCAATGCCCTGATCCTGCCGGAGTTTTTGCTCATGCGTTCCCTGATCCCCGAAACGGGATATTTCCTGGTCTACAACCCCATCGGCAGGCTCCTGGTGGTGGTCTGCTTCCTGTCCATCCTGGTGGGGATGCTTCTAGACCGGGCGTTGAGCGGGGTGGAAACGTGA
- a CDS encoding prepilin peptidase, giving the protein MMAVAATALYTDLKTGLIKNWLTIPFFLAGLVKAVLIGPGVLPALMAGLAAIPATFIFLNPGEGDIKLAAGMGVWLGPELLPVYFVGAGLARWVMALAVRLKIYDWNVAAMVKGTWISEIRLGCVPALGYKNFRVFQQAGEMAGANTDLPVVPGAIFVFGGVLAVVLLHVYLRLTGGI; this is encoded by the coding sequence ATGATGGCTGTTGCGGCTACTGCGCTGTATACGGATTTAAAGACCGGCCTGATCAAAAACTGGCTTACCATTCCATTCTTCCTTGCCGGGCTGGTGAAAGCTGTCCTTATCGGTCCCGGCGTACTACCGGCCCTGATGGCCGGGCTGGCTGCCATCCCGGCCACCTTTATCTTTCTAAACCCTGGCGAGGGTGACATCAAGCTGGCCGCCGGCATGGGGGTTTGGCTGGGGCCGGAGCTGCTGCCGGTGTATTTTGTAGGCGCGGGCCTGGCGAGATGGGTTATGGCCCTGGCTGTCAGGCTGAAGATTTATGACTGGAATGTCGCGGCTATGGTGAAAGGCACCTGGATCAGCGAAATCCGTCTGGGGTGTGTGCCGGCCCTGGGATATAAGAACTTCAGGGTGTTTCAACAGGCGGGAGAAATGGCCGGGGCCAATACGGATCTGCCGGTGGTCCCGGGGGCGATATTTGTTTTCGGCGGCGTCCTAGCGGTGGTTTTGTTGCACGTTTACCTTCGCTTGACAGGGGGGATTTAG
- a CDS encoding type II secretion system protein, which yields MWRRLKDLKKDQRGFTLLEALILGLIVGGAALAITAALKGQLAATHNSAVNTIQNLTGGGF from the coding sequence ATGTGGCGGCGCTTAAAAGATTTAAAAAAAGACCAGCGGGGTTTTACATTGCTGGAGGCCTTAATCCTGGGATTGATAGTAGGCGGAGCGGCACTGGCCATAACCGCTGCGTTGAAGGGCCAGTTGGCGGCGACCCACAATTCGGCCGTCAATACTATTCAAAACTTGACGGGCGGCGGCTTTTAA
- a CDS encoding TadE/TadG family type IV pilus assembly protein, whose translation MLKRLLKDRRGAALIWFLVFLPVLMLAMAYLADYTQATTESDIDVQRALEMAVRAAAMQVTPDSQANGQPRINTAAAHAVFRRKLAENLGLDPNTLTPLKGSAMKTRPDYVLVVYNGDDAYAAGGAQAAYKYVFSGGSLGGGVMAAAGFPYIFGITSSDVLPSGGGTLQTSLDMPGVVAVINTSVNKILGKTSITPVRWAAAKIVCPNGSCGP comes from the coding sequence ATGCTGAAACGCTTGTTGAAAGACCGGCGCGGTGCGGCATTAATATGGTTCTTGGTCTTTTTACCCGTACTAATGCTGGCGATGGCCTACCTGGCCGACTATACCCAGGCGACCACGGAAAGTGACATTGACGTGCAGCGAGCCCTGGAGATGGCCGTCAGGGCTGCGGCCATGCAGGTGACCCCGGACAGCCAGGCGAATGGGCAACCGCGGATAAACACGGCGGCGGCCCACGCTGTTTTTAGAAGAAAACTTGCCGAAAACTTGGGCCTGGACCCCAATACCCTAACACCTTTAAAAGGTTCGGCTATGAAAACAAGGCCGGACTACGTGCTGGTGGTTTATAACGGCGATGATGCTTATGCCGCCGGCGGGGCGCAGGCGGCTTATAAGTATGTTTTTAGCGGCGGCAGCCTGGGTGGCGGTGTGATGGCAGCCGCCGGGTTTCCTTATATTTTTGGGATCACATCAAGCGATGTACTGCCGAGCGGCGGGGGTACTTTGCAAACTTCTCTGGATATGCCGGGAGTAGTGGCTGTTATTAATACCTCTGTCAATAAGATTTTAGGTAAAACTTCCATCACACCGGTAAGATGGGCGGCGGCGAAAATAGTTTGCCCCAATGGGAGTTGTGGACCATGA
- a CDS encoding ParM/StbA family protein — protein MFAIQTNPQPMSLAAAKAVGIDVGYGFVKAVSPVARVSFPSVVAPYIEDPLSGLFYDGTGHRVRVRKANGEVEEKLVGEAALRSLAATATLSREKPASLHDLMLLAAAYLAGAGDKGPFPKQVDLAVGLPLAYFRAQKDALKKRLEGLAAWVSVDGGEERYISFGKVLVFPQGAGVVLAGDVVLPGNGYLGVVDVGTYTIDYLLFEDRGDGVPRPLPEACGSLEAGVNLLHRALAAEFQRQTGAPLAPSMYQEVVEDALAGRPIHYAGKDIHLEEKLLKARRDVAQAIAQGVLAAWSSRASFVAMTLLAGGGACLFGEELLRSLPGARVAKEPLFANAMGYLKMVCNND, from the coding sequence ATGTTTGCAATTCAAACTAATCCCCAACCAATGTCCCTGGCTGCTGCAAAGGCCGTAGGTATAGATGTGGGGTACGGTTTTGTCAAGGCCGTTTCGCCGGTGGCCAGGGTTTCCTTCCCCTCGGTAGTGGCGCCTTATATTGAGGACCCCCTAAGTGGCTTGTTTTACGATGGGACGGGCCACAGGGTACGGGTGCGGAAGGCTAACGGGGAGGTAGAGGAAAAACTTGTCGGCGAGGCGGCCCTGCGATCCCTGGCGGCCACTGCCACCTTAAGCCGGGAGAAACCTGCATCCCTCCATGATCTGATGCTGTTGGCGGCCGCCTACCTGGCGGGCGCCGGGGATAAAGGACCATTTCCCAAACAGGTTGACCTGGCGGTGGGGTTGCCCCTGGCCTATTTCCGCGCCCAGAAGGACGCTTTGAAGAAGCGCCTGGAGGGCCTGGCGGCCTGGGTGAGCGTGGACGGTGGGGAAGAGAGGTATATTAGCTTCGGCAAGGTGCTGGTATTCCCCCAGGGGGCGGGGGTGGTGCTGGCGGGGGATGTAGTCCTGCCCGGGAATGGTTATCTGGGAGTGGTCGATGTGGGAACATACACCATCGACTACCTGCTCTTTGAAGACCGGGGTGATGGTGTCCCCCGCCCCCTACCGGAGGCCTGCGGCAGCCTGGAGGCCGGCGTGAACCTCCTGCACCGCGCCCTGGCGGCCGAGTTCCAGCGCCAGACGGGCGCGCCCCTGGCCCCGTCCATGTACCAGGAGGTTGTTGAAGACGCACTAGCCGGGCGGCCCATTCACTATGCAGGCAAGGATATCCATCTTGAGGAAAAGTTACTAAAGGCCAGGCGCGACGTCGCCCAGGCTATCGCCCAGGGGGTACTGGCCGCCTGGAGCAGCCGGGCCAGCTTTGTGGCCATGACGCTTCTTGCCGGCGGTGGGGCCTGCCTGTTTGGAGAAGAACTTCTGCGGTCCTTGCCGGGGGCGCGGGTGGCTAAGGAACCGCTATTCGCCAATGCTATGGGTTATCTTAAGATGGTTTGTAACAATGATTAA
- a CDS encoding EAL domain-containing protein, translated as MELTSGRLWGYEALVRGEGILAKPGRLFKSAAAWGLLGELDTVCFLAALAGGYPPEGYLSVNVTAAGLVAIDAGAYANPRLVIELTEYGLRDIQQLTGTLSAWRGNGARIAIDDVGPDIGQLRAALYLRPDFVKIDRSLVRGCDCHVSSRLLLAQALEVCRY; from the coding sequence GTGGAACTTACGTCCGGGCGGTTATGGGGGTATGAGGCTTTGGTCCGGGGTGAGGGAATTCTTGCCAAACCGGGGCGGCTCTTTAAAAGCGCCGCGGCCTGGGGGCTTTTGGGCGAGCTGGATACGGTCTGCTTTCTGGCCGCCCTGGCCGGCGGCTACCCGCCGGAGGGGTACTTAAGCGTTAACGTGACGGCGGCAGGGCTGGTTGCTATTGACGCCGGCGCCTATGCGAATCCACGGCTAGTCATCGAGTTAACCGAGTATGGCTTAAGGGATATACAGCAATTAACGGGTACTTTAAGTGCCTGGCGCGGGAATGGCGCCAGGATAGCTATAGACGACGTGGGGCCGGATATAGGCCAGCTTAGGGCGGCCCTGTACCTGCGGCCTGATTTTGTAAAAATAGATCGTTCCCTGGTGCGGGGCTGCGACTGCCATGTTTCTAGCCGCCTGCTGCTGGCCCAGGCCCTGGAGGTATGCCGTTAC
- a CDS encoding EAL domain-containing protein: QLRAALYLRPDFVKIDRSLVRGCDCHVSSRLLLAQALEVCRYLGAGVIAEGIEKPGELQVLRDLGIEYGQGYLLGRPRPGWGDTCVIAGGG; encoded by the coding sequence CCAGCTTAGGGCGGCCCTGTACCTGCGGCCTGATTTTGTAAAAATAGATCGTTCCCTGGTGCGGGGCTGCGACTGCCATGTTTCTAGCCGCCTGCTGCTGGCCCAGGCCCTGGAGGTATGCCGTTACTTGGGGGCTGGGGTAATCGCCGAGGGTATCGAAAAGCCGGGCGAACTCCAAGTGCTACGGGACCTGGGGATTGAATACGGCCAGGGCTACCTGCTAGGGAGGCCCCGGCCCGGTTGGGGAGATACTTGCGTTATAGCCGGTGGGGGTTGA
- a CDS encoding LNS2 domain-containing protein, producing MRIAVDICNTVANVNRELAKRFTGFSLNLYPSPIITAGFFGSPEGLQLLNEAAPIPYAALVLQWFTRAGHEVVYVTGRPVLAADATREWLTVNGFPGGALIFLPRGYKGLFALNYGIDWFFEDDPLEAQSLQGVVSRVFLKDWPYNRHVRGRGITRFKGWREILPCAVVGKKAGGGAFA from the coding sequence ATGCGTATCGCCGTTGACATCTGTAATACTGTCGCCAATGTAAACCGGGAGTTGGCAAAAAGGTTCACGGGGTTTTCGTTAAACCTCTATCCTTCCCCAATCATAACAGCGGGTTTTTTTGGTAGCCCGGAAGGCTTGCAATTGTTAAACGAGGCAGCGCCCATTCCTTATGCGGCGCTAGTGTTGCAATGGTTTACCAGGGCAGGGCACGAGGTTGTTTACGTGACCGGCAGGCCGGTCCTGGCTGCCGATGCGACACGGGAATGGTTGACGGTAAACGGCTTCCCGGGAGGAGCGTTAATATTTCTACCCAGGGGTTACAAAGGGCTCTTTGCGCTTAATTACGGTATTGACTGGTTCTTTGAGGACGACCCCCTGGAGGCACAAAGCTTACAAGGAGTTGTGAGCCGGGTTTTCCTGAAGGACTGGCCATATAACCGGCATGTCAGGGGAAGAGGGATAACGAGATTTAAGGGCTGGCGGGAAATCCTGCCTTGTGCTGTAGTAGGGAAAAAGGCTGGGGGAGGAGCTTTCGCATGA
- a CDS encoding helix-turn-helix domain-containing protein, which yields MNRMETAYIEPRDELHDGRRKNWFWDSNAIFDLGLSCHAIVVRLYLARCAGEGRKSWPSIANIASHCSISRATVKRAIAELEEKGLLRKETRQDEDGEYRSNIYTLLDPSDTTAGQGKEIPVRGSRLQQNLPCHEIAGVGSDRTYYPPEVVGSHRTGVGSHRTYPGSERATNNNQLTITSEEDVVVVKAGVSQNLGGAGGREREVGCADSTKEHPGDRVLGGTLTGMAGTKTVLETGAGGEPDQPERQTEPETAEKIQELFIKTTGYPLSEAALNELVGYPPGYVEQKIKMLESGKEKANTVGWLLEACREDYRHLPGPKPAGKPTWKGKEKPPGLSAHSKDYDKYRELYRLV from the coding sequence ATGAACAGAATGGAAACAGCTTACATAGAACCCAGGGATGAACTGCATGACGGCAGAAGAAAAAACTGGTTCTGGGACAGCAATGCTATCTTCGACCTCGGCCTTTCCTGCCACGCCATAGTAGTGCGGCTGTACCTGGCCAGGTGCGCGGGTGAGGGTCGCAAGTCCTGGCCGTCGATTGCCAATATCGCGTCTCATTGCAGCATCAGCCGGGCTACCGTCAAAAGGGCTATAGCTGAACTCGAAGAAAAAGGCCTTCTGAGAAAAGAAACGCGTCAGGACGAAGACGGGGAATACAGGAGCAATATTTATACACTCCTTGACCCCAGCGATACAACAGCAGGGCAGGGTAAAGAAATACCAGTCAGGGGTAGTAGGCTCCAACAGAACCTACCCTGTCACGAAATTGCAGGGGTAGGTTCAGACAGAACCTACTACCCCCCAGAGGTGGTAGGTTCACACAGAACCGGGGTAGGTTCACATAGAACCTACCCCGGTTCAGAGAGAGCCACTAACAATAACCAATTAACAATAACCAGTGAAGAAGATGTTGTTGTTGTAAAGGCTGGCGTCAGCCAAAACCTTGGCGGCGCAGGAGGCAGGGAAAGAGAAGTTGGATGCGCCGATAGCACCAAAGAACATCCTGGGGATAGGGTCCTGGGGGGAACCCTTACGGGTATGGCCGGAACTAAAACAGTGCTAGAAACTGGCGCCGGTGGCGAGCCGGATCAGCCGGAAAGGCAGACGGAACCGGAAACAGCTGAAAAGATCCAAGAGTTATTTATAAAAACCACAGGTTATCCATTGTCTGAAGCCGCACTTAACGAACTGGTAGGTTACCCGCCGGGATACGTGGAGCAGAAAATCAAGATGCTTGAAAGCGGCAAAGAAAAAGCCAATACGGTGGGCTGGCTGCTGGAGGCCTGCCGGGAGGACTACCGGCACCTGCCGGGGCCGAAACCAGCCGGAAAGCCAACCTGGAAAGGAAAAGAAAAGCCGCCAGGGCTATCAGCGCATAGTAAGGACTATGATAAATATCGGGAATTATACAGATTAGTCTGA
- a CDS encoding DNA topoisomerase, translating to MGGFKSQDGYLENSRYYISWALGHLLELAEPEDYDPELKKWSLEQLPLIPPEFTLKPISSGRKQLTTIKRLVQSPDVSTVVNACDAGREGELIFRRIYAWCKGQKPVKRLWLSEATPAAIKEAFRRLRDSRELDNLAAAAEARAQADWLVGINATRAFTCRHNRLLSVGRVQTPTLALVVAREREIRAFKPEPYFEVWATFRKSTGETYRGTNGSGKSRTGCRTSKKPRT from the coding sequence CTGGGCGGTTTTAAAAGCCAGGACGGTTACCTGGAAAACAGCCGGTACTACATCTCATGGGCATTGGGCCACCTGCTGGAACTGGCTGAACCGGAGGACTACGACCCGGAACTCAAGAAGTGGTCCCTGGAGCAGCTGCCCCTTATCCCACCTGAATTCACCCTTAAACCCATCAGCAGCGGCAGGAAGCAGCTGACAACCATCAAGCGCCTGGTACAATCCCCGGACGTAAGCACCGTGGTGAACGCTTGCGACGCCGGCCGGGAAGGGGAACTCATCTTTCGCCGAATATACGCCTGGTGCAAAGGACAGAAACCCGTCAAGCGCCTCTGGCTCTCCGAAGCCACGCCGGCGGCCATCAAAGAAGCATTCCGTCGCTTGCGCGACAGCCGCGAACTGGACAACCTGGCGGCCGCCGCCGAAGCCCGGGCGCAGGCCGACTGGCTGGTAGGCATCAACGCCACCCGGGCCTTCACCTGCCGCCACAACAGGTTGCTTTCGGTCGGCCGGGTCCAGACCCCCACCCTGGCCCTGGTAGTGGCCAGGGAAAGGGAGATCCGCGCTTTCAAACCGGAGCCGTACTTCGAGGTATGGGCTACCTTCCGGAAAAGCACCGGCGAAACCTACAGGGGCACAAATGGTTCCGGGAAAAGCAGGACCGGCTGCAGGACAAGCAAGAAGCCGAGAACCTGA